Genomic segment of Bacteroides stercoris ATCC 43183:
TGGGTGCAAACCACAGTTTGGTACAGGTACAGGAACCGCAGAAATACCTTTTGTTGCCGGTGGAAGAGGCTGCTCCCGAGGCTACTGTCAATGTATTGGTGAATAATAAGGCCGATCAAAGTTTTCAGGTTCGGTTGGCTGTCAACCGTATCGACTATCTTGTTCCGTTTGCTTTGGAGCAGTATAAAGGTAAGACGGTAACTTTCGACATTCATACCGGCAACAGCCGTACCAATGTACGCGATGCCATGGCAGATGCCTGCTGGAAAGAACTGAAACTTTCCGATACGTTTGATGATGCCAACCGAGAAGTGTTCCGTCCGTTCTATCATCACACTCCTGTCTATGGTTGGATGAACGACCCCAACGGTATGTTTTATAAAGATGGAGAATATCATCTGTATTATCAGTATAATCCTTACGGCTCTATGTGGGGCAATATGAACTGGGGACATTCATCCAGCAAGGATTTGATAAGCTGGCAGCATCATCCGGTAGTCATACAACCCAACGGATTGGGCGCTGTGTTCAGCGGTAGCAGTGTGGTTGATAAGGATAATACGGCAGGTTTCGGAAAGGATGCTATCATTGCCATCTATACTTCAGCCGGTGCCAGTCAGATACAGAGCCTTGCATACAGTCTGGACAATGGAATGACTTTCCATGTTTATGAAAACAATCCTATCATTGCCGCCGATAAGGAGTGCCGCGACCCGAATATGTTCTGGCACGAAAAGAGCGGCAAATGGATTCTTGTTTTGGCGGCTGCACTGGAAAAGGAAATGTGGATATATTCCTCTCCCGATTTAAAGAACTGGACAAAGGAGAGCAGTTTCGGACATGGATATGGTGTGCAGGAGGGTGTATGGGAATGTCCGGACCTCATGGAATTGCCCGTGCGCGGAACAGACCGTACCAAATGGGTGCTGATTTGCAATATCAATCCCGGCGGTCCTTTCGGAGGCAGTGCGGCACAGTATTTTGTAGGCGAT
This window contains:
- a CDS encoding DUF4980 domain-containing protein — its product is MKHYFHRILSPFWGKIIVTFLIVIMSIGICRAQYAGLKIHYLGANHSLVQVQEPQKYLLLPVEEAAPEATVNVLVNNKADQSFQVRLAVNRIDYLVPFALEQYKGKTVTFDIHTGNSRTNVRDAMADACWKELKLSDTFDDANREVFRPFYHHTPVYGWMNDPNGMFYKDGEYHLYYQYNPYGSMWGNMNWGHSSSKDLISWQHHPVVIQPNGLGAVFSGSSVVDKDNTAGFGKDAIIAIYTSAGASQIQSLAYSLDNGMTFHVYENNPIIAADKECRDPNMFWHEKSGKWILVLAAALEKEMWIYSSPDLKNWTKESSFGHGYGVQEGVWECPDLMELPVRGTDRTKWVLICNINPGGPFGGSAAQYFVGDFDGKTFTCDTKPEVAKWMDYGKDHYAAVSWSNTPEKRHTVVAWMSNWQYANNVPTKQFRSANTLPRDIELYEGSDGELYLAATPAPEVNALRTGKALKYGAFSAGTKKVSRKLPVENSGICEINLELAPRSADKVYITLSNDKDEQTVMIYDLKNSTFSMDRTASGLTDFNKDFPAITVAPCPAEAKQRLRLFIDRCSIEAFEGDGRFAMTNLVFPQHPYTTISIAVDKGRCKVNDLTVNPLKVNN